A window of the Thalassospira sp. TSL5-1 genome harbors these coding sequences:
- a CDS encoding methyl-accepting chemotaxis protein: MNNLALSTKIALFSAVVVAIALGLVIVHASNRAFDTARKSGISEMRSDVGSAADDMSARLELALGAAEGFADMTAAFVQTAKTSQIPGNREFISQTLRESLKDHGSWFGTWTLALPNALDGADKDWINKSGSTGAGIFTPYWVRDGEKVVLATVPDMTISYDEGYFAVSYASKKSAVLEPYVEDSAGTDPVLMTSATAPVIVDGAVVAVSGVDLDLGGLQARVANEKPLGAGKIWLVTDKGTVVAHPDKELLAKLLADSGVSQQQVEQALEQDFVIADIDGVENYLVALPVQFGNAPQKWTVIGAVPSKAVLASANAASRDAVIIGLIVLVVAVGAALLLGKFLARPILNLAAVMGSMAEGELHIDIPYAGQTNEMGKMAAALANFRDKSLRAKQLEEEAEKAEKRAEQERILAMRKVADDFEATSGKAVGSVSSAAVALGDITQRMGQLVQRARTRMADATGGADLASENVQVVASAAEELLSSIEEIGQQVSMAADIAREAAQEAGQATTSVGDLDDKARQIGEVVVIIQDIAAQTNLLALNATIEAARAGDAGKGFAVVANEVKGLANQTAKATDQISEQVSVIQGAVGAAVQTIGRIDEVVGRVEGISTAIASAVEQQSAATREIASSASKASDGVRTFADNIAELAQSIEEVGNVSTDVQDSASHLRNDAGSLETAVSTFLGAVRK; the protein is encoded by the coding sequence ATGAATAACTTGGCATTGAGCACAAAAATTGCGCTTTTTTCTGCAGTTGTGGTTGCCATTGCTTTAGGTCTTGTGATTGTTCACGCGTCAAATCGGGCGTTTGATACGGCAAGAAAAAGCGGCATTTCCGAAATGCGCAGCGACGTGGGCAGTGCGGCGGATGATATGTCGGCACGTCTGGAGTTGGCACTGGGCGCCGCCGAAGGATTTGCCGATATGACTGCAGCGTTTGTTCAAACGGCAAAAACATCACAAATTCCAGGCAATCGCGAATTTATCAGTCAGACCTTGCGCGAGTCCCTTAAAGATCATGGTAGCTGGTTTGGGACGTGGACATTGGCCTTGCCAAACGCACTTGATGGTGCGGACAAGGACTGGATCAACAAGTCCGGAAGCACCGGGGCGGGGATTTTCACACCTTATTGGGTGCGTGACGGCGAAAAGGTTGTTTTGGCAACTGTGCCGGACATGACGATCAGTTATGACGAAGGCTATTTTGCGGTTTCTTACGCAAGTAAAAAGTCAGCCGTTTTGGAGCCTTATGTCGAGGATTCGGCAGGGACAGACCCGGTTCTTATGACGTCGGCGACCGCACCGGTTATTGTTGATGGTGCCGTTGTTGCTGTTTCCGGTGTTGATCTGGATTTGGGCGGCCTTCAGGCGCGTGTTGCCAACGAGAAACCGTTGGGGGCGGGCAAAATCTGGCTGGTGACGGATAAGGGAACGGTTGTTGCCCATCCTGACAAGGAATTGCTGGCCAAGCTGCTTGCGGATTCAGGGGTGAGCCAACAGCAGGTCGAGCAGGCGCTTGAGCAGGATTTCGTGATTGCCGATATTGATGGCGTCGAGAATTATCTGGTTGCTCTGCCTGTCCAGTTTGGCAATGCCCCGCAAAAATGGACGGTTATTGGGGCAGTTCCAAGTAAAGCTGTTCTGGCAAGTGCCAATGCGGCGTCGCGTGATGCGGTGATTATTGGTTTGATTGTGCTTGTCGTGGCGGTTGGTGCAGCCCTGTTGCTGGGCAAGTTTTTGGCCCGACCGATTCTTAATCTGGCTGCTGTGATGGGGAGCATGGCCGAAGGCGAATTGCATATTGATATTCCCTATGCCGGGCAAACCAACGAAATGGGCAAAATGGCCGCGGCCCTGGCGAATTTCCGCGACAAGTCGTTGCGGGCCAAACAATTGGAAGAAGAAGCGGAAAAAGCCGAAAAACGTGCCGAGCAGGAACGTATTTTGGCAATGCGCAAGGTTGCGGATGATTTTGAAGCAACGTCGGGTAAGGCGGTTGGGTCGGTCAGTTCTGCTGCTGTCGCCCTGGGCGATATTACCCAGCGTATGGGGCAACTGGTGCAGCGGGCGCGGACCCGCATGGCCGATGCCACTGGCGGCGCCGATCTTGCCAGTGAAAATGTTCAGGTTGTTGCATCTGCGGCAGAAGAGCTGTTGTCCTCGATCGAGGAAATTGGTCAGCAGGTGAGCATGGCTGCCGATATTGCCCGCGAGGCGGCACAGGAAGCCGGGCAGGCCACCACAAGCGTTGGAGACCTTGATGACAAGGCACGCCAGATTGGTGAAGTGGTCGTTATTATTCAGGATATCGCGGCCCAGACCAATCTTTTGGCCCTGAATGCGACAATTGAAGCCGCGCGTGCTGGTGATGCAGGCAAAGGATTCGCCGTTGTTGCCAACGAGGTGAAGGGGCTGGCCAATCAGACGGCAAAGGCGACCGACCAGATTTCCGAGCAGGTCAGCGTCATTCAGGGTGCTGTCGGGGCGGCGGTGCAGACCATCGGCCGGATTGACGAAGTTGTTGGTCGGGTTGAAGGGATTTCAACTGCGATTGCCTCCGCTGTTGAACAGCAAAGTGCAGCGACACGCGAAATTGCCAGCAGCGCCAGCAAGGCGTCGGATGGTGTGCGCACATTTGCCGATAATATCGCCGAACTTGCCCAGTCAATCGAAGAGGTTGGCAATGTTTCGACCGACGTTCAGGATTCGGCTTCCCATCTGCGCAATGATGCCGGTTCGCTCGAAACTGCGGTTTCAACATTCCTGGGGGCTGTCAGAAAATAA
- a CDS encoding DUF4169 family protein has translation MADADIVNLRQHRKRKARDEKTQKADANRIAFGRTRVERKQTKAQQDMEERKLAAHRLERDADKAGAEVDRKGDADLKQHVMADQAAVKAQEDLKEAGSVNAVQDDAAESEDGTSSDADEKTPSAQKHIGDVANVVPLKLGPPKK, from the coding sequence ATGGCGGATGCGGATATTGTTAATTTGCGTCAGCATCGCAAGCGCAAGGCGCGCGATGAAAAGACCCAAAAGGCGGATGCCAATCGCATTGCCTTCGGTCGCACCCGTGTGGAACGCAAACAAACCAAAGCCCAGCAGGATATGGAGGAGCGCAAATTGGCGGCACATCGTCTTGAACGCGATGCGGACAAGGCGGGGGCGGAGGTTGATCGGAAAGGGGATGCTGACCTGAAACAGCATGTCATGGCTGACCAGGCGGCCGTGAAGGCGCAGGAAGACCTGAAAGAAGCCGGGAGTGTGAATGCAGTCCAGGATGATGCGGCGGAGTCAGAAGACGGAACCTCATCGGATGCAGATGAAAAAACACCATCAGCCCAAAAACATATCGGCGATGTTGCGAATGTTGTGCCACTTAAGCTTGGCCCGCCGAAAAAATAG
- a CDS encoding diguanylate cyclase: MPGTKDDKSHRESDPSDQRQPEMPDSIADGNLVDAERDILQELETALSEHIALILEWNRHLIVRDEDENTENSGQPGIAAHPHADDHIDDHDCNFGAWYALNQHNRLIDQPAMHALATTHEQLHNAARRVLKHFDHNGTIDTAEYDVMALRAESFFSQIRRLERAFRTARSNVDPLTGAYNRQTMLSDLEVERERSIRTNSATAIAMVDLDHFKAINDTYGHQAGDQILQAIAGILQSHVRPFDKVYRYGGEEFLICLPNADMRQTARILERLRRVIEASPVKLDNDISLSITTSIGAAPILPDRKIEQIIEKADRALYAAKESGRNRVRLWRSPENAETGKK, encoded by the coding sequence ATGCCTGGAACAAAGGACGACAAGAGCCACCGCGAGTCTGATCCGTCTGATCAACGGCAACCGGAAATGCCCGACAGCATCGCGGATGGTAATCTTGTTGATGCGGAACGGGATATTTTACAGGAACTCGAAACCGCCCTTTCCGAGCATATTGCGCTGATTCTCGAATGGAATCGTCACCTGATTGTACGTGATGAGGATGAGAATACAGAAAATAGCGGACAGCCCGGCATTGCGGCCCATCCCCATGCGGATGACCATATCGACGATCATGACTGTAATTTCGGCGCCTGGTACGCCTTGAACCAGCATAACAGGCTGATTGACCAGCCAGCCATGCACGCCCTGGCCACCACGCACGAACAGCTTCACAACGCCGCCCGGCGCGTGCTGAAGCATTTTGACCATAACGGCACAATCGATACTGCCGAATATGATGTCATGGCGCTGCGTGCCGAATCCTTTTTCAGCCAGATCCGTCGTCTTGAGCGGGCCTTTCGCACCGCACGCTCAAATGTGGACCCGTTAACCGGGGCCTATAACCGGCAAACGATGCTATCGGACCTTGAAGTGGAAAGGGAACGGTCGATTCGCACCAACTCGGCGACGGCCATTGCGATGGTCGATCTGGATCATTTCAAAGCCATTAATGATACCTACGGCCATCAGGCCGGCGACCAGATCCTGCAAGCAATTGCCGGTATTTTACAGTCCCATGTCAGGCCCTTTGACAAGGTCTATCGTTATGGCGGCGAAGAATTTCTGATCTGCCTTCCCAATGCCGACATGCGCCAGACGGCAAGGATTCTAGAGCGTTTGCGTCGTGTGATCGAGGCATCGCCGGTCAAGCTCGACAATGACATATCACTTTCCATCACCACGTCGATCGGCGCAGCTCCCATCCTGCCAGACCGCAAAATTGAGCAGATTATCGAAAAGGCCGACCGGGCCCTTTATGCCGCAAAGGAAAGCGGGCGGAATCGCGTACGCTTATGGCGCTCACCGGAAAATGCCGAAACCGGCAAAAAATAA
- the lipB gene encoding lipoyl(octanoyl) transferase LipB: protein MKSIDFSAQKPEWRVAKQPVSYPDALAEMEARAEAIAQNDARELIWLVEHPPLYTAGTSSKIQDLVDPERFPVYNAGRGGQYTYHGPGQRTAYLMMDLRNRGRDVRAYVHNLEEWIIRTLALAGVKGERRDGRVGIWVDRGNGREDKIAAIGVRVRRWVTFHGIAINVNPDLTHFGGIVPCGIAEHGVTSLKDLGIDLTMAQLDSLLAQTFDDVFPLPSAALHSDSA from the coding sequence ATGAAAAGTATCGATTTTAGTGCCCAAAAGCCCGAATGGCGGGTGGCAAAACAGCCCGTTTCCTACCCCGACGCCCTTGCCGAAATGGAAGCGCGGGCGGAAGCCATCGCCCAAAACGACGCGCGCGAATTGATCTGGCTGGTCGAACACCCCCCTCTTTACACGGCGGGAACCAGTTCAAAGATCCAGGACCTGGTCGATCCGGAGCGATTCCCCGTTTATAATGCCGGGCGTGGCGGCCAATATACCTATCACGGGCCGGGGCAACGCACGGCCTATCTGATGATGGACTTACGCAACCGCGGGCGCGATGTACGGGCCTATGTGCATAACCTGGAAGAATGGATTATCCGCACTTTGGCGCTGGCCGGCGTTAAAGGCGAACGACGCGATGGCCGTGTTGGCATATGGGTGGACCGGGGCAATGGCCGCGAAGACAAAATTGCCGCGATCGGTGTTCGGGTGCGCCGCTGGGTCACATTTCACGGCATTGCGATTAACGTAAACCCCGATTTGACACATTTTGGCGGGATCGTGCCTTGTGGCATTGCAGAACATGGCGTGACCAGCCTAAAAGACTTGGGAATCGACCTGACAATGGCGCAGCTTGATAGCCTGCTGGCACAAACTTTCGATGATGTTTTTCCGCTTCCATCAGCGGCTTTGCACAGCGACAGTGCCTGA
- a CDS encoding NADP-dependent malic enzyme, translated as MTNRNDKLREAALDYHRYPTPGKLAVTATTTLANQRDLALAYSPGVAFACEEIVKDPETAVHYTARGNLVAVISNGTAVLGLGPIGPLASKPVMEGKAVLFKKFANIDVFDLEVNELDPQKFIDIVAALEPTFGGVNLEDIKAPECFIIEKALRERCNIPIFHDDQHGTAICVAAAVRNGLRVVGKDLEKVRLVASGAGAAALACLNLLVSMGLPRENITVTDRFGVVYKGREEEMDPWKAEYAIETNARTLDDVIEGADIFLGLSAPNIMGEKELRKMGERPIIMALANPTPEVSPELVKEIRPDAVMATGRTDYPNQVNNVLCFPFLFRGALDVGATEINEEMKIAAVEAIADLATAEVSDIVATAYGGEELKFGPEYLIPKPFDPRLMLEIPPRVAKAAMDSGVAKRPIEDFDAYRQQLEGFVFRSGLVMKPVFDMARSHKKRVVYPEGESRRVLQACQVLVDDGVCHPVLIGRRDVILERIAELGLRIVPDVHVEIHDPDDNRHFEQDWQDFHNIMGRRGINPEYARSIVRTRPTVIACLMLRRGEVDAMVCGCQGGFLRHLRYVRNLVGLRKGVTDFSTVNMMIMKHGTFFLTDTYVSVDPTPEHVAETTVMAADVVKRFGITPKAALISHSNFGSHENPSACKMRDALKIIRVQAPDLEVEGEMHADAAISETIRNRIFPNSMLKGSANLLVMPTLDAANISYNMVKMLGDGLPVGPILVGAAKSAHVVSPSITVRGLVNMSAIAVVDAIDREQSRI; from the coding sequence ATGACAAACAGAAACGATAAGCTGCGCGAAGCCGCTTTGGACTATCACCGGTACCCCACCCCCGGTAAGCTGGCAGTCACCGCAACCACCACCCTGGCCAACCAGCGCGACCTGGCACTGGCCTATTCGCCCGGTGTTGCCTTTGCCTGCGAGGAAATTGTCAAGGACCCGGAAACGGCGGTGCATTACACCGCACGGGGTAATCTGGTCGCGGTGATCAGTAATGGCACGGCTGTTCTTGGTCTTGGCCCTATTGGCCCGCTGGCATCCAAGCCGGTGATGGAGGGTAAGGCCGTCCTGTTCAAGAAGTTCGCCAATATCGATGTTTTCGATCTGGAAGTGAACGAACTCGACCCGCAAAAATTCATTGATATTGTTGCTGCCCTTGAACCCACCTTTGGCGGCGTCAATCTGGAAGACATCAAGGCGCCGGAATGTTTCATCATTGAAAAGGCGCTGCGCGAACGCTGCAATATCCCGATTTTCCATGATGACCAGCACGGTACCGCCATTTGTGTGGCTGCGGCTGTTCGCAATGGTCTGCGCGTTGTTGGCAAGGACCTGGAAAAGGTTCGGCTGGTGGCATCGGGTGCCGGGGCGGCTGCTCTTGCCTGCCTGAACCTGCTGGTTTCGATGGGCCTGCCGCGCGAAAATATCACGGTCACGGACCGTTTTGGCGTGGTTTACAAGGGCCGCGAAGAAGAAATGGACCCGTGGAAAGCGGAATATGCCATTGAAACCAATGCCCGCACCCTCGATGACGTGATCGAAGGGGCTGATATTTTCCTGGGTCTTTCCGCCCCCAATATCATGGGCGAAAAAGAACTGCGCAAGATGGGCGAACGCCCGATCATTATGGCGCTGGCAAACCCGACCCCGGAAGTTTCGCCCGAACTGGTCAAGGAAATTCGCCCGGATGCCGTGATGGCAACAGGCCGTACGGATTACCCGAACCAGGTTAACAACGTTCTTTGTTTCCCGTTCCTGTTCCGTGGCGCGCTGGACGTGGGTGCGACCGAAATTAACGAGGAAATGAAGATCGCAGCGGTCGAGGCAATCGCCGATCTGGCAACGGCCGAAGTTTCCGACATTGTTGCCACGGCATATGGCGGCGAAGAACTTAAATTCGGGCCGGAATATCTGATTCCGAAACCGTTTGATCCGCGCCTGATGCTGGAAATTCCGCCCCGTGTTGCCAAGGCTGCCATGGATAGCGGTGTTGCCAAGCGCCCGATCGAGGATTTCGACGCCTATCGCCAGCAGCTTGAAGGCTTTGTCTTCCGGTCCGGTCTGGTGATGAAGCCGGTCTTTGATATGGCACGTAGCCACAAAAAACGTGTCGTTTACCCCGAAGGCGAATCGCGGCGTGTGTTGCAGGCCTGTCAGGTGCTGGTGGATGATGGTGTGTGTCATCCGGTGCTGATTGGCCGGCGCGACGTTATTCTGGAGCGTATTGCCGAACTGGGCCTGCGTATTGTGCCCGACGTGCATGTTGAAATTCATGACCCGGATGATAACCGCCATTTCGAACAGGACTGGCAGGATTTTCACAACATTATGGGCCGTCGCGGGATTAACCCCGAATATGCCCGTTCGATTGTGCGTACCCGCCCGACCGTGATTGCCTGTTTGATGCTGCGCCGGGGTGAGGTGGACGCAATGGTGTGTGGTTGCCAGGGCGGTTTCCTGCGCCATTTGCGCTATGTGCGTAATCTGGTGGGCCTGCGCAAGGGTGTGACCGATTTCTCGACCGTCAATATGATGATCATGAAACACGGTACGTTCTTTTTGACCGATACCTATGTGTCGGTTGATCCAACGCCCGAACATGTGGCTGAAACCACCGTCATGGCGGCCGATGTTGTCAAACGGTTTGGGATTACGCCAAAGGCCGCGCTGATTTCGCATTCCAATTTCGGTAGCCACGAAAATCCGTCGGCCTGCAAAATGCGAGATGCCCTTAAAATCATCCGCGTTCAGGCACCTGACCTGGAAGTCGAAGGCGAAATGCACGCTGATGCGGCGATTTCGGAAACCATCCGTAACCGTATTTTCCCCAATTCGATGTTGAAAGGATCGGCCAACCTTTTGGTTATGCCGACCCTAGATGCGGCGAATATTTCCTATAATATGGTTAAAATGCTGGGGGATGGCCTTCCCGTTGGTCCGATTCTGGTGGGGGCTGCGAAATCGGCCCATGTTGTCAGCCCGTCGATTACCGTGCGCGGACTGGTCAATATGAGTGCGATTGCCGTGGTTGATGCCATTGATCGGGAACAGTCCCGCATCTAG
- the mgtE gene encoding magnesium transporter has translation MTDIKELDRPENTTSSASTSDDYVDLTPEYAREILDALHEEDTPRVEELVGELHFADIADLLGWAGSSERQQLVDVIRPDFDPELLTELDDELREEVIAQLGTEVVAEAISELDSDDVVEVIEDLEEADQQELLGALSEIERARVQEALSYPEYTAGRIMQRELVAIPDYWSVGQTIDFLRSAKNLPEDFYDIIVVDPRYRPVGMMPLSRAIRTNRPVLVRDVMETDDMRTVLVTEEQENVAHLFRQRDLISTPVVDDNGRLVGVITVDDVVDVIDEEYEEDMMRMAGVGEEDDLSSDILDTTRSRFTWLLVNLGTAIAASMVIGMFENTIQSLVALAVLMPIVASMGGNAGTQTLTVAVRAIATRELTSTNAWRVVRKEVAVCTLNGLAFAVLSGAVSWFWFDNVRLGMVIGVAMIINLIVAGAAGAIIPLALERAGVDPAVSSSVFLTTITDVVGFFAFLGLAAAFLL, from the coding sequence ATGACTGACATCAAAGAACTTGATCGTCCTGAAAATACGACGTCATCTGCATCGACCAGCGATGATTATGTTGATCTCACCCCGGAATATGCCCGCGAAATTCTTGATGCCCTGCACGAGGAAGACACCCCGCGTGTTGAAGAACTGGTTGGTGAACTGCACTTTGCCGATATTGCCGACCTTCTGGGCTGGGCAGGCAGTTCGGAACGCCAGCAGCTTGTTGATGTTATCCGGCCGGATTTTGACCCGGAGCTTCTGACCGAACTTGATGATGAACTGCGTGAGGAAGTTATTGCGCAGTTGGGCACCGAGGTGGTGGCCGAAGCCATTTCCGAGCTTGATTCGGATGACGTGGTTGAGGTCATCGAGGATCTGGAGGAAGCCGACCAGCAGGAATTGCTGGGCGCACTTTCGGAAATAGAACGTGCCCGCGTTCAGGAGGCCCTGTCTTATCCTGAATATACTGCTGGCCGTATCATGCAGCGGGAACTGGTCGCCATTCCCGATTACTGGAGTGTCGGCCAGACCATCGACTTTTTACGTTCGGCCAAAAACCTGCCCGAAGATTTTTACGACATTATCGTGGTGGACCCGCGCTATCGCCCGGTGGGGATGATGCCCCTGTCACGCGCGATTCGCACCAACCGCCCGGTTTTGGTGCGTGATGTCATGGAAACCGATGACATGCGCACCGTTCTGGTTACCGAAGAACAGGAAAATGTCGCCCATCTGTTTCGTCAGCGCGACCTGATCTCGACGCCGGTTGTTGATGATAATGGCCGCCTTGTCGGTGTGATCACGGTCGATGACGTGGTGGACGTTATCGACGAAGAATATGAAGAAGACATGATGCGCATGGCCGGTGTTGGCGAGGAAGACGACCTTTCCAGCGACATTCTCGATACCACGCGGTCACGTTTTACCTGGCTTTTGGTTAATTTGGGCACGGCGATTGCCGCATCAATGGTGATTGGCATGTTTGAAAACACCATTCAAAGCCTGGTGGCCCTGGCTGTGCTGATGCCGATTGTTGCCTCGATGGGCGGAAATGCCGGTACCCAGACCCTGACGGTGGCTGTGCGCGCCATTGCCACACGCGAATTGACCAGCACCAACGCCTGGCGCGTGGTACGCAAGGAAGTGGCGGTATGTACCCTTAATGGCCTTGCCTTTGCCGTGTTAAGCGGTGCGGTCAGCTGGTTCTGGTTTGATAATGTACGCTTGGGAATGGTGATTGGCGTTGCCATGATCATTAATTTGATTGTGGCAGGTGCTGCCGGGGCCATCATCCCGCTTGCTCTGGAGCGTGCCGGGGTTGATCCGGCCGTTTCCTCATCGGTGTTTTTAACCACGATTACCGATGTGGTCGGTTTCTTTGCCTTTTTGGGGCTGGCGGCCGCCTTTTTGTTATAA
- a CDS encoding EAL domain-containing protein — protein sequence MQDAADISDTGRGQNKSAFNMRAAVLAAVCFCLIGGASLLLGQKIKKENEQALQANAELLAVNLADRIGETINANLHALENFADNWRGNAPEDERQYIAQAAPLQSRFEALQAINWISPNYIIKYVAPIKGNVSAMGADLKRHPVAGPVLDMAFDQRQTQITPTLELLQGGRGFAAYVPVITPEGEIIGMVNGVFRIRSMLATILGSDYLADYTIRVRENASVLFEMQGNGSEPTLTRSSRVNAAGHIWDIDVTAAPVAAGIDANAPQMVAITGLVLAALFSGLLFFYANRHENPSAHKLQHIRGRENISDLALTINRSDGHLLAMSTETASFFDLRTEDYGFIRLYNLAPEFQSDGTSSQRAQDKLLSAITQGETEVRREWVVRSAEGVHIVCDLLMTPSATNNDHIDVLLHHNPAANAAVNRLRYLATHDPLTGLPNRALFDDRLNQAVAHAKRYDKLLSVLMVDIDNFRAVNDRYGSDVGDETLRSISGRLRATVREKDTCSRLSGDTFAIIATDLSEAEGAALVAERIVEAISHPIPIGGDEIRLHVSVGVALYPNDARAPSQLLANADAAMYRAQKSAESSYCFFVETMNNVMHARLSLEAQLRRAVDEKRFVLEYQPRFRLSDHTLTGFEALLRWHDDSGLRHLPSDFIAVADRTGLLAPLGRWIISSVCQQISQWRKDGYQPVPIALNLSGRQFIQADIIKNIHEETERYDIHPGLIEIEVAEEVAMRDPEHSLAQFYRFAEAGISLTLDQFGATHSSLRYLKRFPVQRIKLSQSLFDIELDEQPENSVLGPATRLCKSLNRRVVAVGVETEEQLAMLGTAECDEIQGFIFSPPVADTATTSFMKRQLTPDTPASSQNGD from the coding sequence ATGCAGGACGCAGCAGATATATCTGACACGGGTCGTGGACAAAACAAATCGGCCTTCAACATGCGTGCTGCGGTTCTTGCAGCTGTTTGTTTCTGCCTGATCGGCGGCGCATCCCTGCTTTTGGGCCAAAAGATCAAAAAAGAAAATGAACAGGCGTTGCAGGCAAATGCAGAATTGCTGGCCGTGAACCTGGCCGACAGAATTGGCGAAACCATCAATGCCAATTTGCACGCACTTGAAAACTTCGCTGATAACTGGCGCGGCAACGCCCCCGAAGACGAACGGCAATATATTGCGCAAGCCGCGCCGTTACAGTCACGTTTCGAGGCCCTTCAGGCCATTAACTGGATATCCCCCAACTACATCATAAAATACGTTGCGCCGATCAAGGGCAATGTCTCGGCAATGGGGGCGGATTTAAAACGTCATCCCGTGGCAGGACCGGTTCTTGATATGGCCTTTGACCAGCGCCAGACACAAATCACCCCGACACTCGAACTTCTTCAGGGGGGACGGGGGTTTGCCGCCTACGTGCCCGTGATCACCCCGGAAGGCGAAATTATTGGCATGGTCAATGGCGTGTTTCGCATTCGCTCGATGCTCGCCACCATCCTTGGCAGCGACTATTTGGCCGATTACACCATTCGGGTGCGCGAAAATGCCAGCGTTCTGTTTGAAATGCAGGGCAATGGCAGTGAACCGACCCTGACCCGCAGCAGCAGGGTCAATGCGGCCGGGCATATATGGGATATTGACGTTACCGCCGCCCCCGTTGCCGCTGGCATTGATGCAAATGCCCCGCAAATGGTGGCGATTACGGGTCTTGTTCTGGCGGCCCTGTTTTCCGGTTTGCTGTTTTTTTATGCCAACCGCCACGAAAACCCTTCCGCGCACAAGTTGCAACACATTCGGGGGCGCGAAAATATCAGCGACCTTGCCCTGACGATCAATCGATCAGACGGGCACCTCCTTGCCATGTCCACCGAAACGGCCAGCTTTTTTGACCTGCGCACGGAAGATTACGGCTTTATCCGTCTTTATAACCTTGCCCCTGAATTTCAATCAGACGGCACATCATCACAACGCGCCCAGGACAAACTACTTTCCGCCATCACCCAGGGTGAAACCGAAGTACGACGGGAATGGGTGGTACGCAGTGCCGAAGGGGTTCACATTGTTTGCGACCTTCTGATGACGCCGTCGGCCACCAACAACGATCACATTGATGTATTGCTGCATCACAACCCGGCAGCAAACGCGGCCGTTAACCGGCTGCGCTATCTTGCAACCCACGACCCTCTAACCGGCCTGCCCAACCGCGCCCTGTTTGACGACCGGCTGAACCAGGCCGTTGCCCATGCCAAACGGTATGACAAGCTGTTATCGGTCCTGATGGTGGATATCGACAATTTCCGCGCCGTCAATGACCGGTATGGTTCCGATGTCGGCGACGAGACATTGCGTTCCATTTCAGGGCGGCTCCGCGCGACTGTGCGTGAAAAGGACACATGCTCGCGACTGTCGGGCGATACATTTGCCATTATCGCCACCGACCTATCCGAGGCCGAAGGGGCTGCCTTGGTAGCTGAACGCATTGTCGAGGCCATTTCCCACCCCATTCCCATAGGCGGAGATGAAATTCGCCTGCATGTTAGTGTTGGTGTCGCCCTTTACCCCAATGATGCGCGGGCCCCGTCCCAATTGCTGGCCAATGCCGATGCAGCCATGTATCGCGCCCAGAAATCGGCAGAATCCTCTTACTGCTTCTTTGTCGAAACCATGAACAATGTCATGCACGCGCGCCTGTCGCTGGAGGCACAATTGCGCCGCGCGGTCGATGAAAAGCGGTTTGTCCTGGAATATCAGCCCCGTTTTCGCCTGTCCGATCACACCCTGACAGGATTTGAAGCCCTGCTGCGCTGGCATGATGATAGCGGGTTGCGCCACCTGCCGAGCGATTTCATCGCCGTGGCAGATCGCACCGGGCTTTTGGCCCCGCTGGGCCGCTGGATTATTTCATCGGTCTGTCAGCAAATAAGCCAGTGGCGCAAAGACGGATACCAGCCGGTTCCGATTGCCCTTAACCTTTCCGGGCGGCAATTTATCCAGGCAGATATCATCAAAAATATCCATGAGGAAACCGAACGCTATGACATTCACCCGGGCCTGATTGAAATCGAGGTTGCCGAAGAAGTTGCCATGCGCGACCCGGAACATTCCCTGGCCCAGTTCTATCGCTTTGCCGAGGCCGGAATCAGCCTGACGCTGGATCAGTTCGGTGCGACCCATTCATCCTTGCGCTATCTGAAACGGTTTCCGGTTCAGCGTATTAAGTTGTCACAAAGCCTGTTTGATATTGAACTTGATGAACAGCCTGAAAACAGTGTTCTTGGCCCGGCAACACGGCTGTGCAAAAGCCTGAACCGGCGTGTTGTAGCAGTCGGTGTCGAAACAGAAGAACAGCTTGCCATGCTGGGCACGGCGGAATGCGATGAAATCCAGGGCTTTATATTTTCACCACCGGTGGCAGATACCGCCACCACCAGCTTTATGAAGCGCCAGCTCACACCCGACACACCCGCGAGCAGCCAGAACGGCGACTAA